The genomic region TTCTGCTCACTTAAAGAAAAACGTTATTTGTTTTTCAAAGCGGGTGCAAAAGTAGTAAGATTTGCATTCCCCGCAAGTGTTTTTGAAGCTTTTTTTAAAACAATTCATATTTACTGATGAAATGCCTTTTTTTCAGGGCGAACAGGATTGTTTTGTTCGGAGAGAATCACTCTACTATCACACACATTATATAACAATAAAAAAGACTACATTATACTATATGAAGTGTAGTGAAATTAAATTATTACAATTTAACAAATACTCCATATTTAAACCTTCCACTTAAGGCGCTAAATAAATCGAACAAAATTTTGCAACGACTCTGAACTTAGCAAAGGCACCCCGGCAGAACTATTGCAAAAGTATTTAGCAACAGTGTTTAGTAACGGGCAGCCTGTCTTGTATATGACAGACCGGGCAGTCTCAAAAATTCCAGTACAAAATCATTTAACAAAAAATTATTTGTTATCTTAACACAGGTGAAGATATTATTTACTTTTGCATTACAAAACACATATATATGTTAATAATAGGAATAGCCGGTGGAACGGGATCCGGAAAGACTACTGTGGTAAGAAAGATTATCGATGGTTTGAATAAAAACGATGTAGCAATACTTTCGCAAGATTCATACTATAAAGACAATAGCCATTTAGATCTTGAGGAAAGGAAGAAACTAAATTTCGATCATCCAAACTCACTGGAATTTGAACTTTTAGTTGAACACATCAAAGATTTAAAAGCAGGCAAGTCTATTGAAGAGCCGACCTACTCCTACCTCACCTGTACAAGATCGGAAAAAACAATTCCGGTTTCACCAAAAAAGGTAATAATTGTAGAAGGTATTTTAATATTAACAAATCAGGAACTAAGAGACTTATTTGATATAAAAATATATGTTCATACCAGTGCTGATGACAGATTAGTCAGATTAATAAAAAGGGACACTATTGAACGGGGAAGAAGTGTTGAAGAAGTACTGGAAAGATATCATGATACAGTTAAACCAATGCATGATCAATTTATTGAACCTTCGAAAAATTATGCAGACTTAATTATCCCTCTGGGTGGCGAAAATAAAGTTGCGATAAGAGTATTATCAACAGTAGTAGAGAAAAAATTAAACACCTAATATATACATCATAAAAAAACGAATGGATTTAAAAAAAGGCAGCATACTAAGGATTATAAAGAATCATAAATTCTTAGTTATTTTTATATTTTTCTTATTTTGGATACTGTTTATTGACACTAATTCATGGTTAAAACACAGAGATCTAAATAAGTCTATTGAAAAACTGGAAGACAGGAAAGGTTATTACAAAGAAGAGATTTCGAAAGACCGTAAAGCTTTAAAAGAATTAGAAAACAACCCGGAAAAGCTTGAAAAATACGCCAGAGAACGATTTTTGATGAAAAAAGAAAATGAAGATATATTTATAATAAAAGAAGATAACAAATAAAATAGCATAATGGGGAAATTGTTTTCTGAGTTTAGACCGATCTCATTTAAAGAATGGAAAAACAAGGCTAATTTCGACCTTGATGGTAAAGATTTCAACCAAGTTCTAACATACCATAGCTTAGAAGGAATTAGTGCCCCGCCATATCTGTCTGCCGATTCTAAATCAAAAAAAAATAACCACAGCAGAATTTCTAGCTCAGATCTGAGGTTCAGTAAGTCGTTTTTATTAAAAAACGATGAAAGATCCATAAAAATATTAAGATCAACTTTAAGAGAAGAGTTCGACACTATAATTATCTATATTCCTGAAGGGTTCAGTTTAGAGTCATTAAACTCTGTCCATAATTTATTCAACAGGGACATTTCCTTAAGATTCGAAAGTTTCGAAGAAGGCTATTTACCAATAATTGAGGAATGGGCGAAAAAAATTTCGGCAGGGAATAAAATATATTTAAACATTGACCCTATCAGCAGATTAGCTTCCAGAGGCAACTGGCAATCATCAGAAAAAGAAGATCTGGAATTACTAAAAAAAGCAGCATCCATTAAATACGACAATATAATACCTTTTAGCATTGATTCGTCTTTATTTCAAAATTCAGGTGCGAATATCATACAGCAGGTAGCCTATACACTGGCAATATCAGTTGAATATGCCAATATAATTGGTGCTGATTTTTTCTCCGGAGTTCAGTATAATTTTGCTTTCGGTTCCAATTTTTTCTTTGAAATTGCAAAAATATCAGCTTTCGATTATCTGATCGACCTGATAAAAAGTAAATATAATATTGTTACTGAAAATATTATCCTAGGTGAATCCAGCTTACGAAACAAGTCAATTTACGATTCTCACAACAATTTATTAAGAAGTACAACTGAGGCTTTTTCTGCAATTATTTCAGGTGTAGATACCTATGCGAACGAAG from Bacteroidota bacterium harbors:
- the udk gene encoding uridine kinase — protein: MLIIGIAGGTGSGKTTVVRKIIDGLNKNDVAILSQDSYYKDNSHLDLEERKKLNFDHPNSLEFELLVEHIKDLKAGKSIEEPTYSYLTCTRSEKTIPVSPKKVIIVEGILILTNQELRDLFDIKIYVHTSADDRLVRLIKRDTIERGRSVEEVLERYHDTVKPMHDQFIEPSKNYADLIIPLGGENKVAIRVLSTVVEKKLNT
- a CDS encoding septum formation initiator family protein, whose product is MDLKKGSILRIIKNHKFLVIFIFFLFWILFIDTNSWLKHRDLNKSIEKLEDRKGYYKEEISKDRKALKELENNPEKLEKYARERFLMKKENEDIFIIKEDNK
- a CDS encoding methylmalonyl-CoA mutase family protein, with the translated sequence MGKLFSEFRPISFKEWKNKANFDLDGKDFNQVLTYHSLEGISAPPYLSADSKSKKNNHSRISSSDLRFSKSFLLKNDERSIKILRSTLREEFDTIIIYIPEGFSLESLNSVHNLFNRDISLRFESFEEGYLPIIEEWAKKISAGNKIYLNIDPISRLASRGNWQSSEKEDLELLKKAASIKYDNIIPFSIDSSLFQNSGANIIQQVAYTLAISVEYANIIGADFFSGVQYNFAFGSNFFFEIAKISAFDYLIDLIKSKYNIVTENIILGESSLRNKSIYDSHNNLLRSTTEAFSAIISGVDTYANEAFDSTYNAPNKFSGRLAYNQLMILKEEAKINKVDNISEGSYYIDYLKGEISEKALDIFKQIENGGGFLKQLKEGVIQRKVRESALKEQELFNKGELSIVGANSFENKREQMDPKIRKYPFQKIKHQKNIISKITPKRLSEEIEKQRLSEEKRMGLT